A region of Salmo salar chromosome ssa17, Ssal_v3.1, whole genome shotgun sequence DNA encodes the following proteins:
- the zrsr2 gene encoding U2 small nuclear ribonucleoprotein auxiliary factor 35 kDa subunit-related protein 2: MAASIPSAVSAPSLGQKRRASLKKKERRKRKRQALAKAQIRESGENGDDSPPEQDDDDEEERKAEEERRRLDQEWLEREKLAQQEFRLRWEREDAARKRQEEEEARIKQEWEAQQRREEEEKEQKQQEKRDREEAVQKMLDQAESQLENGGPWRNPEAPDFGTEQDRANCPFFLKTGACRFGDRCSRKHVHPPASPTLMIRGMFATFGMDQRSRDDYDTDACLEHSEEEVQQQFVDFYEDVLPEFRTAGKVVQFKVSCNFEPHLRGNVYVQFDTEEQCREAFMMFNGRWYAGKQLQCEFSPVTRWKTAICGLFDRQKCPKGKHCNFLHVYRNPGNEFWEADRDLHMSPDRGGGGTGSFTGGRFSERSNRSSWTERSQSRRGERSRRSRSRESRIAQRRASVQSDRSWTSRTSTRPRSRSRDRDRRDRGRSRDRDRRDGSRDRGGSKREGWKGSPTEASRGRSRSASPGESSKRKRQGSRSPGESSKRKRQGSRSPGESSKRKRQGSRSPGESSKRKRQGSRSPGESSKRKRQGAGAPESPLRGRDRGAGARRVL; the protein is encoded by the exons ATGGCAGCATCAATTCCTTCTGCGGTGTCCGCACCGTCATTGGG TCAAAAACGCAGGGCATCTttgaagaagaaagaaagaagaaaacgAAAACGCCAAGCCCTCGCCAAAGCCCAAATCAGAGAATCTGGTG AAAATGGAGATGATTCTCCACCAGaacaagatgatgatgatgaagaggaaaGGAAGGCTGAGGAAGAAAG ACGGCGACTAGACCAGGAGTGGCTGGAGAGGGAGAAGCTGGCCCAGCAGGAATTCAGACTCCGGTGGGAGAGGGAAGACGCTGCAAggaagagacaggaggaagaaGAG GCGAGGATAAAGCAGGAATGGGAGGcccagcagaggagagaggaagaggagaaggagcagaagcaacaggagaagagagacagagag GAAGCTGTACAGAAAATGTTGGACCAGGCTGAGAGTCAG CTGGAGAATGGGGGTCCCTGGAGAAACCCTGAGGCTCCAGATTTTGGTACGGAGCAAGACCGGGCTAACTGCCCCTTCTTCCTCAAAACTGGAGCCTGCCGCTTTGGCGACAG GTGCTCTCGTAAGCATGTCCACCCCCCGGCCAGCCCTACTCTGATGATCCGGGGGATGTTTGCGACTTTCGGGATGGACCAGAGGTCACGGGACGACTACGATACAGACGCCTGTTTGGAGCACAGCGAGGAGGAGGTGCAACAGCAGTTTGTGGATTTCTATGAGGATGTACTTCCTGAGTTCAGGACTGCTGGCAAGGTGGTGCAGTTTAAG GTCAGCTGCAACTTTGAGCCACATTTGAGAGGAAATGTTTATGTCCAGTTTGACAC AGAGGAGCAGTGCAGAGAGGCCTTCATGATGTTCAATGGAAGATGGTACGCTGGTAAACAGCTCCAGTGTGAGTTCTCTCCTGTCACCAGATGGAAGACTGCTATATGTG GTTTGTTTGACCGACAGAAGTGTCCGAAAGGAAAGCACTGCAACTTCCTGCACGTGTACCGGAACCCTGGAAATGAGTTCTGGGAGGCGGACAGGGACCTGCACATGTCCCCCGACCGGGGAGGAGGGGGTACAGGGTCTTTCACTGGGGGACGGTTCTCTGAGAGGAGTAACCGCTCCTCCTGGACCGAGAGGTCACAGAGCCGACGGggggagaggagcaggaggagtagGAGCAGGGAAAGCAGAATAGCCCAAAGGAGAGCTAGTGTTCAGAGTGACAGGTCCTGGACCAGTCGTACCAGTACAAGACCCAGGTCGAGGAGTAGGGACAGAGATAGGAGGGACAGAGGCAGgagcagggacagagacaggcgggATGGGAGCAGAGACCGAGgtgggagcaagagagaggggtggaagggtTCACCCACAGAGGCTAGTAGGGGGAGATCCAGATCAGCCAGCCCCGGAGAGTCCTCCAAAAGGAAGAGACAGGGGAGCAGGAGCCCCGGAGAGTCCTctaagaggaagagacaggggagCAGGAGCCCCGGAGAGTCCTctaagaggaagagacaggggagCAGGAGCCCCGGAGAGTCCTctaagaggaagagacaggggagCAGGAGCCCCGGAGAGTCCTctaagaggaagagacagggagcAGGAGCCCCGGAGAGTCCTctaagaggaagagacaggggagCAGGAGCCCGGAGAGTCCTctaa
- the rbbp7 gene encoding Histone-binding protein RBBP7, with translation MADKEVYDDAVEERVINEEYKIWKKNTPFLYDLVMTHALEWPSLTVQWLPDVNRPDGKDYAVHRLVLGTHTSDEQNHLVIASVQVPNDDAQFDASHYDSEKGAEFGGFGSVSGKIEIEIKINHEGEVNRARYMPQNPCIIATKTPTSDVLVFDYTKHPSKPDPSGECSPDLRLRGHQKEGYGLSWNPNLSGNLLSASDDHTICLWDIGAGPKEGKIVDAKTIFTGHTAVVEDVSWHLLHESLFGSVADDQKLMIWDTRSNNTSKPSHAVDAHTAEVNCLSFNPYSEFILATGSADKTVALWDLRNLKLKLHSFESHKDEIFQVQWSPHNETILASSGTDRRLNVWDLSKIGEEQSAEDAEDGPPELLFIHGGHTAKISDFTWNPNEPWVICSVSEDNIMQVWQMAENIYNDEEPDTPASELEGQGS, from the exons ATGGCGGATAAAGAAG TGTACGACGATGCCGTTGAGGAGCGGGTGATCAATGAAGAATATAAAATCTGGAAGAAGAATACTCCTTTCCTCTATGACCTGGTGATGACCCACGCGctggagtggcccagtctcaCTGTGCAGTGGCTACCTGACGTCAACAG GCCGGATGGAAAGGACTACGCGGTTCACAGACTGGTACTGGGAACTCACACGTCAGATGAGCAGAATCACCTGGTGATCGCCAGCGTACAGGTCCCCAACGATGACGCCCAGTTTGATGCTTCCCACTACGACAGCGAAAAAGGAGCAG AATTTGGAGGTTTTGGATCAGTGAGTGGAAAGATAGAGATTGAGATCAAGATAAACCACGAGGGTGAAGTGAACCGGGCCAGGTACATGCCTCAGAACCCCTGCATCATTGCTACCAAGACCCCCACCTCAGACGTACTGGTCTTTGACTACACCAAGCATCCTTCCAAACCAG ACCCCAGTGGTGAGTGCAGCCCAGACCTGCGCCTGCGGGGCCACCAGAAGGAGGGCTACGGCCTGTCCTGGAACCCCAACCTCAGTGGCAACCTGCTCAGTGCTTCTGATGACCAC ACGATCTGCCTGTGGGACATTGGTGCTGGTCCTAAGGAGGGGAAGATAGTGGATGCTAAGACAATCTTCACCGGTCACACTGCAGTGGTGGAGGACGTGTCCTGGCACCTGCTCCATGAATCACTGTTTGGCTCTGTGGCCGACGACCAGAAACTGATGAT ctGGGACACACGGTCCAACAACACGTCCAAGCCCAGCCATGCAGTGGATGCCCACACTGCAGAGGTTAACTGTCTGTCCTTCAACCCCTACAGCGAGTTCATCCTAGCCACTGGCTCTGCAGACAAG ACTGTTGCTCTCTGGGATCTGCGTAACCTCAAACTGAAGCTCCACTCTTTCGAATCGCACAAGGATGAAATCTTCCAG GTGCAATGGTCCCCTCACAACGAAACCATTCTGGCTTCCAGCGGCACAGATAGAAGGCTCAACGTATGGGATCTCAG TAAAATCGGAGAGGAACAGTCTGCTGAAGATGCAGAGGACGGACCTCCAGAACTCCTG TTCATCCATGGAGGACACACAGCGAAGATTTCTGATTTCACATGGAACCCCAACGAGCCATGGGTTATCTGCTCCGTCTCCGAGGATAACATCATGCAGGTTTGGCAAATG GCTGAGAACATCTATAATGATGAGGAGCCTGACACCCCTGCTTCAGAGCTGGAGGGTCAAGGGTCGTAA
- the rbbp7 gene encoding histone-binding protein RBBP7 isoform X1, whose translation MADKEVYDDAVEERVINEEYKIWKKNTPFLYDLVMTHALEWPSLTVQWLPDVNRPDGKDYAVHRLVLGTHTSDEQNHLVIASVQVPNDDAQFDASHYDSEKGAEFGGFGSVSGKIEIEIKINHEGEVNRARYMPQNPCIIATKTPTSDVLVFDYTKHPSKPDPSGECSPDLRLRGHQKEGYGLSWNPNLSGNLLSASDDHTICLWDIGAGPKEGKIVDAKTIFTGHTAVVEDVSWHLLHESLFGSVADDQKLMIWDTRSNNTSKPSHAVDAHTAEVNCLSFNPYSEFILATGSADKTVALWDLRNLKLKLHSFESHKDEIFQQVQWSPHNETILASSGTDRRLNVWDLSKIGEEQSAEDAEDGPPELLFIHGGHTAKISDFTWNPNEPWVICSVSEDNIMQVWQMAENIYNDEEPDTPASELEGQGS comes from the exons ATGGCGGATAAAGAAG TGTACGACGATGCCGTTGAGGAGCGGGTGATCAATGAAGAATATAAAATCTGGAAGAAGAATACTCCTTTCCTCTATGACCTGGTGATGACCCACGCGctggagtggcccagtctcaCTGTGCAGTGGCTACCTGACGTCAACAG GCCGGATGGAAAGGACTACGCGGTTCACAGACTGGTACTGGGAACTCACACGTCAGATGAGCAGAATCACCTGGTGATCGCCAGCGTACAGGTCCCCAACGATGACGCCCAGTTTGATGCTTCCCACTACGACAGCGAAAAAGGAGCAG AATTTGGAGGTTTTGGATCAGTGAGTGGAAAGATAGAGATTGAGATCAAGATAAACCACGAGGGTGAAGTGAACCGGGCCAGGTACATGCCTCAGAACCCCTGCATCATTGCTACCAAGACCCCCACCTCAGACGTACTGGTCTTTGACTACACCAAGCATCCTTCCAAACCAG ACCCCAGTGGTGAGTGCAGCCCAGACCTGCGCCTGCGGGGCCACCAGAAGGAGGGCTACGGCCTGTCCTGGAACCCCAACCTCAGTGGCAACCTGCTCAGTGCTTCTGATGACCAC ACGATCTGCCTGTGGGACATTGGTGCTGGTCCTAAGGAGGGGAAGATAGTGGATGCTAAGACAATCTTCACCGGTCACACTGCAGTGGTGGAGGACGTGTCCTGGCACCTGCTCCATGAATCACTGTTTGGCTCTGTGGCCGACGACCAGAAACTGATGAT ctGGGACACACGGTCCAACAACACGTCCAAGCCCAGCCATGCAGTGGATGCCCACACTGCAGAGGTTAACTGTCTGTCCTTCAACCCCTACAGCGAGTTCATCCTAGCCACTGGCTCTGCAGACAAG ACTGTTGCTCTCTGGGATCTGCGTAACCTCAAACTGAAGCTCCACTCTTTCGAATCGCACAAGGATGAAATCTTCCAG CAGGTGCAATGGTCCCCTCACAACGAAACCATTCTGGCTTCCAGCGGCACAGATAGAAGGCTCAACGTATGGGATCTCAG TAAAATCGGAGAGGAACAGTCTGCTGAAGATGCAGAGGACGGACCTCCAGAACTCCTG TTCATCCATGGAGGACACACAGCGAAGATTTCTGATTTCACATGGAACCCCAACGAGCCATGGGTTATCTGCTCCGTCTCCGAGGATAACATCATGCAGGTTTGGCAAATG GCTGAGAACATCTATAATGATGAGGAGCCTGACACCCCTGCTTCAGAGCTGGAGGGTCAAGGGTCGTAA
- the LOC106593174 gene encoding gamma-taxilin: MEATGFCGMEVATRGLVGGSGSSSPPELDSPGSQEHLGMFELVSSCCSEEVRGETPGREDCPLDPNNAELDPGGGGGKIKDQKGLGKEVLLLMQALTTLASPEEKLAALCKKYADSLEESRSMQKQVKVLQKKQSQMVKEKIHLQSEHSKAILARSKLESLCRELQRHNKTLKDDNTQRSREYEERRKEATLHFQMTLNQIELQMEQHNTHNSKLRQENMELAQKLKKLIKQYELREEHIDKVFKHKEKQQQLVDAKLQRTAELMRELEGKQQRERDFLLKDATEWRHECELLKEQETQLKQQLSLYMDKFEEFQTTLAKSNEVFTTFRQEMEKMTKKIKKLEKETTLWRTKWETNNQALLQMAEEKTLRDKHYKGLHGKLECLEKLCRALQKERDDLTTKLGDLQSTPEEEEGTGPPDPQPSQESTQDEMAPPGRGEETQPPTTPELEIESSTTEQLDN; the protein is encoded by the exons ATGGAGGCCACAGGGTTCTGTGGAATGGAGGTGGCGACTCGGGGGCTAGTGGGGGGATCTGGTAGCAGCTCCCCTCCAGAGCTGGACAGCCCAGGTAGCCAGGAGCACCTGGGGAtgtttgagctggtcagtagctGCTGCAGTGAGGAGGTGAGAGGGGAGACTCCAGGGAGAGAGGACTGTCCCCTGGACCCCAACAATGCTGAGTTGGACCCAGGCGGTGGTGGTGGCAAGATCAAGGACCAAAAGGGATTGG GAAAAGAGGTTCTCCTACTGATGCAAGCCCTGACCACACTAGCCTCCCCAGAGGAGAAGCTGGCCGCTTTGTGCAAGAAGTATGCGGATTCG CTGGAGGAGAGCCGCAGTATGCAGAAGCAGGTGAAGGTGCTGCAGAAGAAGCAGTCCCAGATGGTCAAAGAGAAGATCCACCTGCAGAGTGAACACAGCAAAGCCATCCTGGCACGCAGCAAGCTGGAGAGCCTCTGTAGGGAACTGCAGAGACACAATAAGACCCTCAAG GATGACAACACGCAACGGTCCAGAGAGTATGAGGAGCGTCGGAAGGAGGCCACCCTTCACTTCCAGATGACGCTGAACCAGATCGAGTTACAGATGGAGCAGCACAACACCCACAACTCCAAGCTGCGCCAGGAGAACATGGAGCTGGCCCAGAAACTCAAGAAGCTCATCAAACAGTACGAGCTCAGGGAGGAG cacattgacaaggtgttcaaGCACAAGGAGAAGCAGCAGCAGTTGGTGGATGCCAAGCTCCAGAGGACAGCTGAGCTGATGAGAGAGTTGGAGGGgaagcagcagagggagagagacttt CTCCTGAAAGACGCCACAGAGTGGAGACATGAGTGTGAGCTGTTGAAGGAACAGGAGACTCAGCTCAAACAGCAG CTCTCTTTGTACATGGACAAGTTTGAGGAGTTTCAGACCACTCTGGCGAAAAGCAACGAGGTGTTCACTACCTTCAGACAGGAGATGGAGAAG ATGACCAAGAAGATCAAGAAGCTGGAGAAGGAGACGACTCTGTGGAGAACGAAGTGGGAGACCAACAACCAGGCTCTGCTACAGATGGCTGAGGAG AAGACACTGCGGGACAAACATTACAAGGGCCTGCATGGGAAGCTGGAGTGCTTGGAGAAGCTGTGCCGGGCTTTGCAGAAGGAGAGGGACGACCTCACCACCAAACTGGGAGACCTACAGTCAACTcccgaggaggaagaggggacggGACCTCCAGACCCCCAGCCCAGCCAGGAGTCTACCCAGGATGAGATGGCTCCGCCTGGGAGGGGGGAAGAGACGCAGCCCCCTACTACCCCTGAACTGGAGATAgagtcctccaccacagagcaACTTGACAACTGA